The proteins below are encoded in one region of Mycobacterium pseudokansasii:
- a CDS encoding PE family protein: MSFLIAIPEMVAAATDEVARIGSALATANAAAVVPTTGISAAAADEVSTAVAALFSGHARAFQALTTQAAVFHDQFVQALGTGAASYAAAESANAALQTLGQDILGVINAPTQAVLGRPLIGNGANGAPETGQNGAPGGILLGNGGAGGSGKSGTGQPGGRGGAGGLLFGYGGAGGAGAASDSGVGGTGGQGGNAGLVGAGGAGGTGGQGITDGGTGGIGGRGGLLFGAAGAGGTGGIGLNDHGGTGGQGGAGGPFGGGGAGGAGGEGSSRGGTGGQGGDAGLFGTAGPGGAGGFSTNGNGGDGGTGGSGGLFGSAGTGGNGGTSVTADGGSGGSGGGGGIFSSGGTGGTGGAGPSQLGGFGGSGGSGGLFSPGGAGGAGGFGDLGGLGGSGGFGGLIGSGGAGGAGGDGNTSGGSGGTGGMALFIGSGGNGGAGGNAVSIAPTVGGQGGNGGSAGLIGNGGNGGNGGFAKTPGAGGAGGTGGRLLGQNGLNGLT; encoded by the coding sequence ATGTCGTTTCTGATCGCAATTCCGGAGATGGTCGCAGCGGCGACCGACGAGGTCGCCCGAATCGGCTCGGCGCTTGCTACGGCCAATGCGGCGGCGGTCGTCCCCACCACCGGGATATCCGCCGCGGCCGCCGACGAGGTATCGACCGCGGTCGCAGCACTGTTTTCCGGCCACGCCCGGGCGTTTCAGGCGCTGACCACTCAGGCAGCGGTATTTCATGATCAGTTTGTCCAGGCCCTCGGCACCGGCGCGGCCTCGTACGCCGCCGCAGAAAGCGCAAACGCCGCCCTGCAGACCCTGGGACAGGACATCCTGGGCGTGATCAACGCTCCCACCCAGGCCGTTCTGGGACGCCCGCTGATCGGCAACGGCGCCAATGGCGCACCGGAGACCGGCCAAAACGGCGCGCCTGGGGGCATCTTGCTCGGCAACGGCGGCGCCGGCGGGTCCGGCAAGAGCGGCACCGGCCAACCCGGCGGCAGGGGCGGAGCCGGCGGGTTGCTGTTCGGCTACGGCGGAGCGGGCGGCGCGGGCGCTGCTTCCGATTCGGGTGTCGGCGGAACCGGCGGTCAGGGCGGTAACGCCGGTCTGGTCGGTGCCGGCGGCGCCGGCGGTACGGGCGGGCAGGGCATCACCGACGGGGGAACCGGCGGAATCGGTGGCCGCGGCGGCTTGCTGTTCGGCGCCGCCGGCGCGGGCGGCACCGGCGGAATCGGTCTCAACGACCACGGTGGGACCGGCGGACAGGGCGGTGCCGGCGGCCCGTTCGGCGGCGGCGGCGCCGGCGGCGCAGGTGGCGAGGGCAGCAGCCGCGGAGGTACCGGCGGGCAAGGCGGTGATGCTGGGCTGTTCGGCACGGCCGGCCCCGGCGGCGCCGGCGGGTTCAGCACCAACGGCAACGGCGGCGACGGCGGGACCGGCGGCAGCGGCGGGCTGTTCGGCTCCGCCGGGACCGGCGGGAACGGGGGGACCAGCGTGACCGCCGATGGAGGCAGCGGCGGCAGCGGCGGTGGCGGCGGCATCTTCAGTTCCGGTGGTACCGGCGGCACCGGCGGGGCCGGTCCGAGTCAACTCGGCGGGTTCGGCGGTAGTGGCGGCAGCGGCGGTCTCTTCAGTCCCGGCGGAGCCGGCGGCGCAGGCGGTTTCGGCGATCTCGGTGGGCTCGGCGGGTCCGGCGGGTTCGGCGGACTCATCGGCTCCGGTGGCGCCGGTGGCGCCGGCGGAGACGGCAACACCTCCGGAGGTAGTGGCGGGACCGGCGGAATGGCGTTGTTCATCGGTAGCGGCGGTAACGGCGGCGCGGGCGGAAATGCGGTGTCGATTGCGCCGACGGTCGGCGGCCAGGGCGGCAATGGCGGCAGCGCCGGACTGATCGGTAACGGCGGTAACGGCGGTAACGGCGGGTTCGCCAAGACTCCGGGTGCCGGCGGCGCCGGCGGCACGGGCGGACGGTTGCTGGGCCAGAACGGACTCAATGGTTTGACCTGA